A single Aspergillus chevalieri M1 DNA, chromosome 3, nearly complete sequence DNA region contains:
- a CDS encoding pleiotropic drug resistance family ABC transporter (COG:Q;~EggNog:ENOG410PG6M;~InterPro:IPR034001,IPR043926,IPR027417,IPR003593, IPR010929,IPR017871,IPR029481,IPR003439,IPR013525, IPR034003;~PFAM:PF01061,PF00005,PF06422,PF14510;~TransMembrane:12 (i506-530o542-564i596-612o618-638i650-669o759-779i1177-1198o1210-1233i1254-1280o1300-1319i1331-1349o1451-1471i);~go_component: GO:0016020 - membrane [Evidence IEA];~go_component: GO:0016021 - integral component of membrane [Evidence IEA];~go_function: GO:0005524 - ATP binding [Evidence IEA];~go_function: GO:0016887 - ATPase activity [Evidence IEA];~go_function: GO:0042626 - ATPase-coupled transmembrane transporter activity [Evidence IEA];~go_process: GO:0055085 - transmembrane transport [Evidence IEA]): MSSSKSPSPVSTPVLEVPKFDNRNSPSFSTDDTKVDQRREMGKEDDAEREVTRLAQQLTRQSTHYSTSTNLENPFLDVAEGSTLNPHGDNFKARDWMKNLLALTARDPERFPQRAAGISFKNLSVHGYGSPTDYQKDVFNSILQIGHLFRLLTGTGKQKIQILRNFDGLVKSGEMLVVLGRPGSGCSTLLKTMAGEMNGIYMDESSHLSYQGIPAKQMRNQFRGEAIYTAETDVHFPQLSVADTLKFAALARCPRNRLPGVSKDQYAEHMRDVVMAMLGLSHTINTQVGNDFVRGVSGGERKRVSIAEATLSGSPIQCWDNSTRGLDSANALEFCKTLNLMTKYADTTVAVAIYQASQSAYNIFDKVTVLYEGRQIYFGRTDEAKKFFTDMGFECPDRQTTADFLTSLTSPSERIVKKGYEGRVPQTPDEFAERWKNSEAHAKLMKEIDEYEQEYPLGGQSVAQFTEARKAMQAKSQRIKSPYTVSVKEQIRLCMIRGFQRLKGDASLTLSQLIGNFIMALIIGSVFYNLQPYTTSFYSRGALLFFAVLLNAFSSALEILTLYAQRPIVEKQARYAMYHPFAEAVASMLCDMPYKILNAIIFNITLYFMTNLRREPGAFFIFLLFSFVTTLTMSMLFRTMAASSRTLSQALVPAAILILGLVIYTGFTIPTRNMLGWSRWMNYINPIAYGFESLMVNEFNNRPFKCPPESMIPTKLQYYLDMPLENKICSTVGAVSGSDIVQGTDYLAQSFQYYASHKWRNLGIMFGFMVFFMATYLIATEYISEAKSKGEVLLFRRGHAPRHQGDDIENTSHAISGEKTDESSGKEVTASIQRQEAIFHWQDVCYDIKIKGEPRRILDHVDGWVKPGTCTALMGVSGAGKTTLLDVLATRVTMGVVTGEMLVDGRPRDQSFQRKTGYVQQQDLHLHTTTVREALRFSAILRQPAHVSRQEKLDYVEEVIKLLGMDSYADAVVGVPGEGLNVEQRKRLTIGVELAAKPQLLLFLDEPTSGLDSQTSWSILDLIDTLTQHGQAILCTIHQPSAMLFQRFDRLLFLAKGGKTVYFGEIGEESSTLSSYFERNGAPKLPPGANPAEWMLEVIGAAPGSHSEIDWPAVRRDSPEHQGVLDHLAELKSTLSQKSAGSSNADPGSYNEFAAPFTVQLWECLVRVFSQYWRSPVYIYSKACLSILTALYIGFSFFQAENSQQGLQNQMFSVFMLLTIFTNLVQQILPNFCTQRSLYEVRERPSKTYSWQSFMTANILVEIPWNTLMAVIIFICWYYPIGLYRNAEPDDAVHERGALMFLLVWSFLLFTSTFAHMIIAGIELPETGSNLANLLFSLCLIFCGVLATPEQLPGFWIFMYRVSPFTYLVSAMLSTGVSGNNAICENVEFLTFDPPANMTCQSYMQSYIDEAGGYLQDKYATSNCNFCSIDETDNFLKQIHSSYSDAWRNFGLMWVYIVFNIAAAVSIYWLARVPKGKKGIA; the protein is encoded by the exons ATGTCATCATCAAAATCGCCAAGTCCTGTGTCTACCCCGGTACTAGAAGTACCAAAATTCGACAACCGAAATTCCCCCAGCTTCAGCACAGACGATACGAAGGTGGATCAACGACGTGAGATGGGCAAGGAAGATGACGCTGAACGCGAGGTGACCCGGTTGGCTCAGCAACTAACTCGCCAGTCGACACACTATTCGACATCAACAAACCTGGAGAACCCATTCCTAGACGTTGCAGAGGGCTCGACGTTGAACCCCCACGGAGACAACTTCAAAGCGCGCGATTGGATGAAAAACCTGTTGGCTTTAACGGCCCGTGATCCTGAGAGATTTCCCCAGCGAGCGGCGGGTATTTCGTTCAAGAACCTCAGCGTGCATGGTTACGGTAGTCCTACAGATTACCAGAAGGATGTGTTCAACTCGATTCTCCAGATTGGTCACCTTTTCCGTCTTCTCACTGGTACGGGGAAGCAGAAGATTCAAATCTTGCGCAACTTTGATGGTCTCGTCAAGAGTGGTGAGATGCTGGTAGTGTTGGGACGGCCTGGAAG TGGCTGCTCAACTTTGTTGAAAACCATGGCCGGTGAAATGAATGGTATCTATATGGATGAATCCTCCCATTTGAGTTACCAAG GTATTCCCGCAAAGCAAATGCGCAACCAGTTCCGTGGTGAAGCTATCTACACTGCCGAAACCGATGTCCATTTTCCCCAACTCTCTGTTGCCGACACTCTGAAGTTCGCCGCGTTGGCTCGATGCCCCCGGAACCGTTTGCCCGGCGTCTCGAAGGATCAGTATGCAGAGCACATGCGAGACGTTGTCATGGCTATGCTTGGTCTCTCGCACACGATCAACACCCAAGTCGGAAACGATTTTGTCCGTGGTGTCAGTGGTGGTGAACGGAAGCGTGTCAGTATCGCTGAGGCAACTCTCAGCGGTAGCCCTATCCAATGCTGGGACAACAGTACCCGTGGATTGGATAGTGCTAATGCCCTCGAGTTCTGCAAGACCTTGAACCTGATGACCAAATATGCCGACACTACCGTCGCTGTTGCTATCTACCAGGCCTCCCAGAGCGCTTACAATATCTTCGACAAGGTGACAGTCCTCTATGAGGGTCGCCAAATCTACTTTGGCCGCACTGATGAGGCGAAGAAGTTCTTCACCGACATGGGTTTTGAATGCCCTGACCGTCAAACAACCGCCGATTTCTTGACTTCCCTGACCAGTCCGTCTGAGCGTATCGTGAAGAAGGGCTATGAAGGCAGGGTCCCTCAGACGCCCGATGAGTTCGCTGAGCGCTGGAAGAACAGTGAGGCGCATGCCAAGTTGATGAAGGAAATCGACGAATATGAGCAGGAGTATCCGCTTGGCGGCCAATCGGTGGCCCAGTTTACTGAAGCACGCAAAGCGATGCAGGCAAAGAGCCAGCGGATCAAGTCCCCCTACACCGTGTCTGTTAAGGAGCAAATCCGGCTCTGCATGATTCGGGGCTTTCAACGTTTGAAGGGCGATGCCAGTTTGACATTGAGTCAGCTTATCGGTAACTTCATCATGGCCTTGATTATTGGAAGTGTCTTCTACAACTTGCAACCCTACACCACCAGTTTCTATTCTCGTGGAGCACTGCTTTTCTTTGCCGTTTTGCTTAACGCCTTCTCTAGTGCTCTTGAG ATCTTGACTCTGTATGCGCAACGTCCCATTGTCGAAAAACAAGCTCGCTACGCTATGTACCACCCGTTCGCCGAGGCCGTGGCCTCGATGCTCTGTGACATGCCCTACAAGATACTCAACGCGATCATTTTCAACATCACATTGTACTTTATGACTAACCTGCGTCGTGAACCCGGTgccttcttcatcttcctgctcttctcttttgTCACCACCCTGACCATGTCGATGCTCTTCCGTACAATGGccgcatcctcccggaccctATCTCAGGCTCTGGTTCCTGCCGCTATCCTCATTCTCGGTTTGGTTATCTATACCGGTTTCACGATCCCTACGAGGAACATGCTTGGCTGGTCTCGCTGGATGAACTACATCAACCCAATCGCATATGGTTTCGAAAGCTTAATGGTCAACGAGTTCAACAACCGGCCATTCAAGTGTCCGCCAGAGAGTATGATCCCAACCAAATTGCAATATTACCTTGATATGCCTCTGGAGAACAAGATCTGCTCCACAGTGGGTGCTGTTTCCGGTTCCGACATCGTCCAAGGAACCGACTACCTTGCCCAGAGTTTTCAGTACTATGCTTCCCACAAGTGGAGAAACTTGGGTATCATGTTCGGTTTCATGGTTTTCTTCATGGCAACCTACCTTATCGCCACCGAGTACATCTCCGAGGCCAAGTCTAAGGGTGAGGTGCTTCTTTTCCGCCGCGGACACGCTCCTCGTCACCAGGGTGATGACATTGAAAACACCTCCCATGCAATCTCCGGAGAAAAGACAGACGAGTCTAGCGGAAAGGAGGTTACTGCAAGCATCCAAAGACAAGAGGCGATCTTCCACTGGCAGGACGTGTGCTACGACATCAAGATCAAGGGTGAACCACGCCGGATTCTCGACCACGTTGATGGCTGGGTTAAGCCGGGTACTTGCACTGCGCTGATGGGTGTTTCCGGTGCTGGTAAAACCACGCTTTTGGATGTGCTCGCTACTCGTGTGACTATGGGTGTTGTTACTGGTGAGATGTTGGTTGATGGCCGTCCCCGGGACCAGTCCTTCCAGCGGAAGACCGGTTATGTACAGCAACAGGATCTCCACCTTCACACCACAACAGTGCGTGAAGCGTTGCGCTTTAGTGCCATACTCCGTCAGCCCGCCCATGTCAGTCGCCAGGAAAAGCTCGACTATGTTGAAGAAGTTATCAAACTTCTTGGAATGGATTCTTATGCGGATGCCGTCGTTGGTGTTCCTGGTGAAGGTCTCAACGTTGAACAGCGGAAGCGTCTTACTATTGGTGTTGAGCTGGCAGCTAAGCCCCAGCTTCTTCTGTTCCTTGACGAGCCTACCTCTGGTCTTGACAGTCAGACTTCTTGGTCTATTCTTGATCTCATTGACACCCTCACTCAGCACGGACAAGCTATCCTTTGTACTATCCACCAGCCGTCAGCCATGCTCTTTCAGCGTTTCGACCGTTTGCTGTTCCTCGCCAAGGGTGGTAAGACCGTTTACTTCGGTGAAATCGGGGAAGAGTCCTCTACTCTTTCCAGCTACTTTGAGCGGAATGGTGCCCCGAAGCTGCCCCCTGGTGCCAATCCTGCCGAATGGATGCTTGAAGTCATTGGTGCTGCTCCCGGATCTCACAGCGAAATCGATTGGCCGGCCGTTCGGCGCGACAGCCCTGAACATCAGGGAGTGCTCGACCACCTAGCTGAACTGAAATCGACTCTCTCGCAGAAGTCCGCTGGCTCGTCCAATGCCGATCCCGGTAGTTACAACGAATTCGCCGCTCCCTTCACCGTCCAGCTCTGGGAATGCCTCGTCCGTGTCTTCTCGCAATACTGGCGCAGTCCGGTGTACATATACTCTAAAGCATGCCTGTCCATACTCACGGCCTTGTACATCggtttctccttcttccaagCGGAGAACAGTCAGCAGGGTCTCCAGAACCAAATGTTCAGTGTTTTCATGCTCCTCACCATCTTCACCAATCTGGTCCAGCAAATCCTCCCCAACTTCTGCACCCAGCGCTCCCTCTACGAAGTCCGCGAGCGTCCCTCAAAAACCTACTCCTGGCAATCCTTCATGACTGCCAACATCCTCGTCGAAATCCCCTGGAACACCCTCATGGCCGTCATCATTTTCATCTGCTGGTACTACCCCATCGGCCTGTACCGCAACGCAGAGCCCGACGACGCCGTCCACGAACGCGGTGCCCTCATGTTCCTCCTCGTCTGGagcttcctcctcttcacctCGACCTTCGCACACATGATCATCGCCGGTATTGAACTCCCAGAAACAGGAAGTAACCTCGccaacctcctcttctccctctgcCTTATCTTCTGCGGTGTCCTCGCGACCCCGGAACAACTCCCCGGCTTCTGGATCTTCATGTACCGCGTCTCGCCCTTCACATACCTCGTCTCCGCGATGCTCTCCACCGGCGTGTCAGGCAACAACGCCATCTGCGAAAATGTCGAATTCCTGACCTTCGACCCGCCCGCGAACATGACCTGCCAATCCTACATGCAGTCCTACATCGACGAGGCCGGAGGATACCTGCAGGACAAGTATGCCACGAGCAACTGCAACTTCTGCAGCATCGATGAGACGGATAACTTCTTGAAGCAGATTCACTCTTCCTACAGTGACGCGTGGAGGAACTTTGGGCTTATGTGGGTGTACATTGTGTTTAACATCGCTGCTGCGGTGTCCATCTACTGGCTTGCCCGTGTGCCAAAGGGAAAGAAGGGTATTGCTTAA
- a CDS encoding lytic polysaccharide monooxygenase (CAZy:AA16;~COG:S;~EggNog:ENOG410PP2H;~InterPro:IPR004302;~PFAM:PF03067;~SECRETED:SignalP(1-19)) gives MKQASTVLALASIVSLAHGHGFISSPKPRMPGSAMESSCGQQIYNNQKADNYGNVQGELQVANGQDDYNAEKCDIWLCKGYKFADNKDNVQSYSAGQTVKFEIDIRAPHTGVANVSVVDTKSNTVIGSPLKSWDKYASTETGVTDDDTNFSVTIPENLGSKCSTAGDCVLQWYWFAESIDQTYESCVDFTVGGSGSGPNSASSAGTTTSAAANNKVASQPSTMATVAKQQATASAAPAASSGVTIPKDGSSEEQLNWVSNLVRSIVNYGV, from the coding sequence ATGAAGCAAGCCAGCACCGTCCTCGCTCTTGCCAGCATTGTCTCCCTGGCCCACGGTCACGGTTTCATCAGCTCCCCTAAGCCCCGTATGCCCGGTTCCGCCATGGAATCCTCCTGCGGTCAACAAATCTACAACAACCAAAAGGCCGACAACTACGGCAACGTCCAGGGTGAGCTGCAGGTCGCCAACGGCCAGGACGACTACAACGCCGAGAAGTGCGACATCTGGCTCTGCAAGGGCTACAAGTTCGCcgacaacaaggacaacGTCCAATCCTACAGCGCCGGCCAAACCGTCAAGTTCGAGATCGACATCCGCGCTCCCCACACCGGTGTCGCCAACGTCTCCGTCGTCGACACCAAGTCCAACACCGTGATTGGCAGCCCACTCAAATCATGGGACAAGTACGCCTCCACCGAGACTGGTGTCACCGACGACGACACCAACTTCAGCGTCACCATCCCCGAAAACCTGGGTAGCAAGTGCTCGACTGCCGGTGACTGTGTGCTCCAGTGGTACTGGTTCGCGGAGTCCATTGACCAGACCTATGAGTCTTGCGTCGACTTTACCGTTggtggctctggctctggccctAACTCTGCTTCTAGCGCTGGTACCACTAcctctgctgctgccaacAACAAGGTCGCTTCTCAGCCCAGCACCATGGCGACCGTTGCTAAGCAGCAGGCTACTGCCTcggctgctcctgctgccAGCTCTGGGGTTACCATCCCCAAGGATGGTAGCTCTGAAGAGCAACTCAACTGGGTTTCGAACCTTGTGAGAAGCATTGTCAACTATGGTGTTTAG
- a CDS encoding uncharacterized protein (COG:S;~EggNog:ENOG410PRXE;~InterPro:IPR013900;~PFAM:PF08591), which translates to MSIQHITKDTTKRRRFQPPITSFFSASTSTTPTANVNDDDYYNGATSRVSHYHYSAATFSPTPVVPAKVQSSLLSVGMRVRKSVAEGYKTQKELEKQLAATTTPITTANGTNHAELAPFCGYSKTEDLAVQAFSRPSAMNEHDSVTDENDAYSLPSSSQGSFTSSFNGGQKRSYDSDDMEDDEFEGFYDASNRTILAPSLGQQRRRFIALKNQNRIAGQSMDVDDFEEASFLRRREDVEMDSY; encoded by the coding sequence ATGTCCATCCAGCATATCACAAAGGACACCACCAAGCGCAGACGCTTCCAGCCTCCCATCACCTCGTTCTTCTCCGCCTCTACTTCTACAACTCCTACCGCAAACGTTAACGATGATGACTACTATAACGGCGCTACATCCCGTGTTTCTCACTACCACTACTCCGCCGCTACCTTCTCACCTACACCCGTCGTCCCTGCGAAGGTGCAGTCCTCGCTGCTGAGCGTCGGTATGCGCGTCCGGAAATCGGTTGCGGAGGGATACAAGACGCAGAAGGAATTGGAGAAGCAGTTGGCTGCTACAACCACCCCTATTACAACTGCAAATGGTACAAACCATGCAGAATTAGCGCCCTTCTGCGGATACTCGAAGACAGAGGATCTGGCCGTACAAGCATTCTCGCGTCCTTCTGCGATGAATGAGCATGACTCCGTCACGGACGAGAACGACGCTTATTCGCTTCCCTCGAGTAGTCAGGGATCGTTTACTTCGTCGTTTAATGGAGGACAGAAACGGTCGTATGACTCTGATGAcatggaggatgatgagtTTGAGGGTTTTTATGATGCCTCGAACCGGACTATTCTTGCGCCTTCGCTGGGACAGCAGAGACGGCGCTTTATTGCATTGAAGAACCAGAACCGGATTGCTGGGCAGAGTATGGATGTTGACGACTTTGAGGAGGCGTCTTTTCTGCGCCGCcgggaggatgttgagatgGATAGTTATTAA
- a CDS encoding VHS and GAT domain-containing protein (COG:S;~EggNog:ENOG410PMM1;~InterPro:IPR004152,IPR008942;~PFAM:PF03127;~go_process: GO:0006886 - intracellular protein transport [Evidence IEA]) encodes MKRVFTSLTRRASSASRSSSSATTYSDDSPEAVILREVAAFCESGNTSSQGTDYVHLPAIVESAESSPNAAKEAAHRIRKILSDPVKTPGHMQYNAIMLIRILIDNPGHTFARNLDAKFTSTVKDLLRQGRDMNVQQFLRETLEFMDTQRSWDEDLAALVAMWKKEKERYNKARTFLGAGPTSRGQQSQSQQRGQNYFGAHRPTHGTVLPPPDELAARVEEARNSSKLLLQFVQSTPPAEILESEIIAEFSHRCQSASRAIQAYINSTNPAPDEDTLLTLIETNDEISVALSKHQRAVLNARKVLGSANNQSPAESGDITASSANTRPVPAPPLPQRNVPIAAESSSPAPVPTPVPTTAPAPAPTANPSAGAGRYEYRSEDFQVQNPFADNNGIYGAPSHYDGNQQTNSYGANGPNGQ; translated from the exons ATGAAGCGCGTTTTTACTTCCTTGACCCGGCGTGCCA GTTCCGCCTCGAGAAGCTCCTCCTCCGCGACGACGTATTCTGATGATTCGCCCGAAGCTGTCATCCTCCGGGAAGTG GCCGCATTCTGCGAATCGGGGAATACCAGCTCT CAAGGTACAGACTATGTCCATCTCCCCGCCATTGTCGAAAGCGCCGAATCAAGTCCCAATGCCGCCAAAGAGGCCGCCCATCGCATTCGCAAGATTCTCTCCGACCCCGTCAAGACCCCCGGACACATGCAATACAACGCCATCATGTTGATTCGCATTCTCATCGATAACCCGGGCCACACCTTTGCGCGCAATTTGGATGCCAAGTTTACGTCGACGGTAAAGGATCTCCTGCGGCAGGGGAGGGACATGAACGTGCAGCAGTTTTTGCGCGAGACGCTGGAATTCATGGACACGCAGCGGTCGTGGGATGAGGATTTGGCAGCGCTCGTGGCTATgtggaagaaggagaaggagcggTATAACAAGGCGCGGACTTTCTTG GGTGCCGGGCCTACGTCAAGAGGACAgcagtcgcagtcgcagcAGCGGGGCCAGAATTATTTTGGCGCACATCGTCCCACTCATGGAACGGTTCTACCTCCACCTGATGAGCTGGCTGCGCGTGTTGAAGAAGCCAGGAACTCGTCCAAACTGCTCCTCCAGTTCGTCCAGTCGACACCGCCAGCGGAGATTCTCGAGAGTGAGATTATCGCGGAATTCTCTCATCGATGCCAATCCGCATCCCGTGCCATCCAGGCATACATCAATTCGACTAACCCAGCGCCGGATGAGGACACGCTGTTAACGTTGATTGAGACGAATGATGAGATTTCGGTGGCCTTGTCCAAGCACCAACGTGCGGTTCTCAACGCCCGCAAGGTCTTGGGTAGTGCGAATAACCAGTCGCCTGCTGAATCTGGCGATATTACGGCGTCGAGTGCCAACACGCGACCAGTCccagctcctcctcttccgcaAAGAAATGTGCCCATCGCTGCGGAGTCATCTTCACCTGCGCCTGTTCCTACCCCTGTTCCTACAACTGCGCCCGCGCCAGCCCCTACGGCAAACCCGAGTGCTGGTGCCGGCCGGTATGAATATCGATCGGAGGACTTTCAGGTTCAGAACCCATTCGCAGACAACAATGGAATTTATGGCGCACCCTCTCACTATGACGGAAATCAGCAGACCAATTCGTACGGGGCAAACGGACCAAATGGACAGTGA
- a CDS encoding clathrin-mediated endocytosis regulator UBX3 (BUSCO:EOG09262E4T;~COG:O;~EggNog:ENOG410PH0W;~InterPro:IPR029071,IPR036249,IPR001012,IPR006577, IPR009060;~PFAM:PF00789,PF14555;~go_function: GO:0005515 - protein binding [Evidence IEA]) yields MSSSGTDISQLSDSERVALETYTAVTSQDVAEAIPLLHRSQWNVQIAVSKFFDGEGPDPVEEARAALDNPPPARPTRQTQNLMSEDLSAGRFSPAVEAAPRVHTQPEQQPVYRPPFLLALLFAPFNLIYRLLTSSFRLFGTLFPFLPRLFNLTANPALQGARRNTTGRRALSPQDTAGRFIREFEEEYGTHSVDFLENGYNMALEKAHRDLKFLLVVLLSPEHDDTSSWVRDTLLSREVTDYLNDPENGIILWGGNVQDSEAYQVSHSLRCTKFPFATLIVHTPNVSPSAMSIVSRISGTSSPSEFVEKLRTAISQNREPLERIRAIRAEQQASRSLREEQDSAYERSLAIDRERARQRREAEAEQRRQEEEAAERQAAEEKRHLDHQQWKRWRAQSIRGEPSTDVKEAVRISVRLTSGERVIRRFSPELDIEELYAFVECYDVLQDAEQVATGGEKPEGFEHKYGFQLVSPMPRTVYEVEAGGSIRDKIGRGGNLLVETIDDDDNESDGEGEEA; encoded by the exons GAACGTGCAG ATTGCTGTCTCCAAGTTTTTCGATGGCGAAGGTCCGGACCCCGTCGAAGAGGCTCGCGCTGCTCTCGATAACCCTCCACCGGCACGGCCGACACGACAGACCCAGAATCTCATGAGCGAGGACTTGTCTGCTGGGCGTTTCTCCCCAGCCGTGGAAGCAGCCCCTCGAGTACATACTcaaccagaacaacaaccaGTCTACCGTCCTCCATTCTTACTGGCTCTACTGTTCGCCCCGTTTAACCTCATTTATCGGTTACTCACCAGCTCCTTCCGTCTCTTCGGAACACTGTTTCCATTCCTCCCGCGATTATTCAACCTTACTGCAAACCCTGCTCTTCAGGGAGCTCGACGAAACACTACAGGACGCAGGGCCTTGAGTCCCCAGGACACGGCGGGCCGATTCATTCGGGAATTTGAGGAAGAGTACGGCACACACTCTGTGGACTTTTTGGAGAATGGATACAACATGGCATTGGAGAAGGCCCATCGGGACCTGAAATTCCTGCTTGTGGTTCTTTTGTCTCCGGAGCATGACGATACAAGCAGCTGGGTACGGGATACGCTGCTCTCACGCGAGGTGACGGATTATCTCAATGATCCAGAGAACGGGATTATTCTCTGGGGAGGCAACGTGCAGGATTCTGAGGCATACCAAGTCAGCCACTCTTTGCGCTGTACCAAGTTCCCGTTTGCAACGCTAATTGTTCACACGCCCAACGTTTCTCCGAGCGCCATGTCCATTGTCTCTAGAATCTCGGGGACATCGTCACCATCTGAGTTTGTCGAGAAGCTACGAACGGCCATCTCACAAAACAGAGAGCCCCTCGAACGGATCCGGGCCATTCGTGCTGAGCAACAAGCTTCGCGTAGTCTCCGAGAAGAGCAGGACTCGGCTTACGAACGATCGTTGGCCATTGACCGGGAACGGGCTCGACAACGGCGAGAAGCAGAGGCAGAACAACGCCGtcaggaagaagaagcagcggAACGACAAGCAGCAGAGGAGAAGCGACATCTTGATCACCAGCAATGGAAGCGTTGGAGAGCACAGTCCATCCGGGGTGAGCCTAGCACTGACGTCAAAGAAGCCGTGCGCATCAGTGTTCGACTCACATCGGGTGAACGGGTAATCCGCAGATTCTCGCCTGAACTGGACATTGAAGAGCTCTACGCGTTTGTGGAGTGCTATGATGTCTTGCAGGATGCAGAGCAGGTTGCCACGGGAGGCGAGAAACCAGAAGGGTTCGAGCATAAATACGGATTCCAGTTGGTATCTCCTATGCCTCGCACGGTTTATGAGGTTGAAGCCGGAGGATCAATTCGGGACAAGATTGGTCGCGGCGGCAACTTATTGGTGGAAAccattgatgatgatgataatgagaGTGACGGCGAAGGAGAAGAGGCATAG
- the rpl17 gene encoding 60S ribosomal protein uL22 (COG:J;~EggNog:ENOG410PKT5;~InterPro:IPR036394,IPR001063,IPR005721,IPR018260;~PFAM:PF00237;~go_component: GO:0005840 - ribosome [Evidence IEA];~go_component: GO:0015934 - large ribosomal subunit [Evidence IEA];~go_function: GO:0003735 - structural constituent of ribosome [Evidence IEA];~go_process: GO:0006412 - translation [Evidence IEA]): MLGKLLDIRSQDSTLMKLSTGKQWGVSRARWPVKSAHFLADLLKNAEANADTKGLDTGALIVKHIQVNQAPKGRRRTYRAHGRINPYMTNPCHIELILTEGEEVVQKAPVAKETHLSSRQRGTQIRRALIEA, translated from the exons ATGCTTGGGAAATTGTTAGACATACGGTCACAGGACAGCACGCTGATGAAGTTGTCTACAGGCAAGCAGTGGGGTGTCAGCCGCGCCCGCTGGCCCGTCAAGTCCGCTCACTTCCTCGCCGACCTCCTCAAGAACGCCGAGGCCAACGCTGACACCAAGGGTCTCGACACCGGTGCCCTTATTGTCAAGCACATCCAGGTCAACCAGGCCCCCAAGGGCCGGAGACGCACCTACCGTGCCCACGGTCGT ATCAACCCCTACATGACCAACCCTTGCCACATCGAGCTCATCCTTACCGAGGGTGAGGAAGTCGTCCAGAAGGCCCCCGTTGCCAAGGAGACTCACCTCTCTTCCCGCCAGCGTGGTACTCAGATCCGCCGTGCTCTCATCGAGGCATAA